In Phocoena sinus isolate mPhoSin1 chromosome X, mPhoSin1.pri, whole genome shotgun sequence, a genomic segment contains:
- the LOC116747057 gene encoding HIV Tat-specific factor 1-like: MSRRVNSGGCVDNGDCRQQWRLRQRERASVVKRFPEVAAGPAVILESAGGEDRTPVPAAAALWIERRFGNISGNNLDGNDEFDEQLRMQELCGGAEDGDTKKDPGEENDSLQQQPTDTPYEWDLDKKAWFPEITEDFIAPYQANYGFSNDGASTSTANVQDVSAGTAEEPPQRKSPEPSDTKKRGEKRKGESGWFHPDESRDTNVYVSGLPPDITVDEFIQLMSTFGIIMTDPQTEEFKVKLYKDNQGNLKGDGLCCYLNRESVELALTFLDDDEIRGYRLHVEVAKFPLKGEYDTSKKKMKCKDYEKKLSVWQKHLDWRPERTAGPSQMRHEQVVVTRNMFHPCTSQMNVQEAATEMEFEEPTDEKKFEKTEDGGELEEDASEKDAKESGPEKEAEEGCPQKESEESCLERVFEEGCPKRAREDFPDRESRERSPEKEHEEGSPKKESRENGAEGEPKKKRLKTDPDENGLEKDFEEESSAKELNANIHEKEVEENNSEKSEFEGDSSGKMFDEEGSEKGFDKESDEKEEDSDERGTVGDSGNVKEEGPLSTGSSFVLSSDDDV; the protein is encoded by the exons ATGTCACGACGCGTCAACAGTGGCGGCTGCGTCGACAATGGCGACTGCCGTCAACAATGGCGACTGCGTCAGCGTGAGCGGGCCTCCGTTGTCAAGCGGTTTCCAGAGGTTGCAGCGGGACCCGCAGTCATCTTAGAATCGGCCGGCGGGGAGGACAGAACACCTGTGCCCGCTGCTGCCGCGTTGTGGATCGAGCGGCGGT TCGGCAACATAAGCGGCAACAACTTGGATGGGAACGACGAGTTTGATGAGCAGTTGCGCATGCAAGAATTGTGCGGAGGCGCTGAGGACGGCGACACCAAGAAAGATCCCGGTGAAGAAAACGATTCTCTCCAGCAGCAGCCAACTGACACCCCGTACGAGTGGGACCTGGACAAGAAGGCTTGGTTCCCCGAGATCACTGAAGATTTTATTGCTCCATATCAGGCCAATTATGGCTTTTCTAACGATGGTGCGTCTACTTCTACTGCGAATGTCCAAGATGTCAGTGCTGGGACTGCAGAGGAACCTCCGCAAAGAAAATCCCCCGAACCCAGTGATACcaaaaagaggggagaaaagagaaagggtgaATCAGGATGGTTTCATCCTGATGAAAGCAGAGACACAAATGTGTATGTTTCTGGTCTGCCTCCAGATATTACAGTGGATGAATTTATACAGCTCATGTCCACATTTGGCATTATTATGACAGATCCTCAAACAGAGGAATTTAAGGTCAAGCTTTACAAAGATAATCAAGGAAATCTTAAAGGAGATGGACTTTGCTGTTATTTGAATAGAGAGTCTGTGGAGCTTGCATTAACATTTTTGGATGATGATGAAATTAGAGGCTACAGATTACATGTGGAGGTGGCAAAGTTTCCACTGAAAGGGGAATATGACAcctcaaagaagaaaatgaagtgcaAAGACTACGAGAAAAAGCTGTCTGTGTGGCAAAAGCACTTGGATTGGAGACCTGAGAGAACAGCTGGCCCATCCCAAATGCGCCACGAGCAAGTTGTCGTCACCAGAAATATGTTTCACCCTTGCACATCTCAAATGAATGTTCAAGAAGCCGCAACTGAAATGGAATTTGAAGAACCTACAGAtgaaaagaagtttgaaaaaacAGAAGATGGGGGAGAACTTGAAGAAGATGCTTCTGAAAAAGATGCTAAAGAAAGTGGCCCTGAAAAAGAGGCTGAAGAAGGCTGTCCCCAAAAGGAATCTGAAGAGAGCTGCCTCGAAAGAGTGTTTGAGGAAGGCTGTCCCAAAAGAGCGCGTGAAGACTTCCCCGACAGAGAGTCCAGAGAACGCAGCCCCGAGAAAGAGCATGAAGAGGGTAGTCCTAAAAAAGAGTCGAGAGAGAATGGTGCAGAAGGAGAGCCCAAAAAGAAGAGACTCAAAACAGATCCTGATGAGAACGGCCTTGAGAAAGATTTTGAGGAAGAGAGTTCTGCGAAGGAACTTAATGCAAACATTCATGAAAAAGAGGTAGAAGAAAATAACTCTGAAAAATCAGAATTCGAAGGTGACAGCTCTGGGAAAATGTTTGATGAAGAAGGCTCTGAGAAGGGGTTTGACAAAGAGTCAGATGAGAAGGAAGAAGATTCCGATGAGAGAGGGACTGTGGGTGATTCAGGGAATGTTAAGGAGGAAGGGCCCCTGTCCACAGGCAGCAGCTTTGTCCTCAGTAGTGATGATGACGTTTAA